The window GTTAACTATGCAGCTTATTTACCGGCcttcttaataattttttgttgtgGCACTTTTAAGATTATGTTCGTAAAATTTCCATGTTGTCACCCCCTTTAAAGTTCGATGAACAGTGAAGCATTTTTTTGTCCATTTATAAATCAGGAAACCACTTAATTATTTAAAACCTTATTTTATGTGGTTGTATCCTCTCACAGCTCAAGAAAGAGATTGCAGAATTGTCTCTGCAGCGAGACCTTGCTCAGTTTGAGGTTCAGGATTTGCACCGATTGGTTGTGGATCACAAATCTTCAACTGCACAGGTGATTCTACTTTGTTAGATTCCTTGATGGATTTGCCGTCCTCAACTTATAACACCAATTATTCCTCAATGAATCTTCTGTTGATTTAATACTTTAGGTGGATGCATGCAGTGATTACCCTAAACTTTGTGTGCGAGGTTCATGGGAACTCAAGAACCCAATTTTAGATACTCAAAACCGAGCAGATAATGAGTATTTGGATGTTGGTATCTTAACAATTGATTCATGTCAATATTCAGATCAACACAGTAGGAGTGACTTAGATGGGCATATGATCCACATTCCCGACTTCGAAGAGAACTCTTTACTCTCAGACCCCTCTTCACAGCTCTCAATTCGGATATCTCACTCCAGGAGAAATAGAATATGTCCAGAGGACATTGGAGAGTACACTGATGAAAATTCTGAGGACTTTTGCAGAGAAGTACGCTGCATTGAGATGGAAAAGCCGAACTCGAACTGCCATGGAAATGGTGGTATGTCATCAGTGGAGGAGACAGCAGGCATCTCGGACTATATTGTGGTTGAGGAAGGTGAtgtagaaaaagagaaattgggaTCACCAACTTTGGAGAAAGCTAGACAGTTAGCGTCCATCAAGAATATGTAGAACCTTCTCTTGAAAAAGCATATTCGATAATGCAGGAGAAAGAGTTACCTACATCCAGAAGTTTCAAGCTAGTCAGGAGTAGAAGTTGTGAGTCAAGCCTtacaaatatttcattttcaattgagGAGATGGAGATAAACCATAGCACACCTCCCATTCGatatgaaaaagaatgtcctggAAGACCTGAGGGATGTCAGAGAAAGTTTCCTTCACTGAAGTGTGTGTCCAAAGAAAATTTGTCTGGTAGTGGTTCTTATAATTCACTGGAGGATTCTTTGGATTATGAGCTTCAAGCAGATAAAAGTCGGGCAGTTGAGAAATGTGACAGCAGTATGGATTCCGCTTCTGAATTAGAGGAGTCCATTGCTCAGCAGGAGGATCAACCTAGTCAGCATGGGGTGAGTTTTGTTCCCTGCCTTTTCTTTGTTCCTTTCATCACAGACATTGAGCTATATGATGAATGATGGATTAATTATTTTGGAGGACcttacaaatttttattttctttattggaaTTTAAATATAACACAGGAGTTAGTATGCTTTTTCCATATCAAAGAATGTTATATCTCTGCTATCTGATTCAAATATTTGGGCGTGACACCCCATGACTCAAGTGGAGGCGAGTTATTAGGGGTTGGCCCATGTGGGTCAGACTAGGCTTCTTTTACATTGTTTTGAAAACTTACTACGGACAGGGTACAGAAACCATGGTTATCAGGTGTTTAAAGTTTGTGAAATATTATGATTTAGAAAATCTTGATTCATCTAAAGATTTTTTTCTGTGTACAAATATATGATGACCAATGTAGTGATATTGCCCAGCTATGGTTTCAGCTATAAGAGTCTTGCCATATGTAAATGTGGACATGCAAGTAAGTTTGGATTACCACTCACTTGAATATAAAGTGCTTTGAAATTTGGAGAACGAACTGAGTGTTTGGTTACTACCATTAGATATGGATGTTCTGTCAACATACGCTCATTTTGCTCAGTGGGGGGACTCTTTTGATTGACAGGTACATGATATAAAACCCAATGTGATTGCATCTACTAAACTCGTTAAGGATATTGGCTTGGATCCAATTGAAGATGATACAGAAGGTTCTTTGGAATGGCTTTCACACTTCCAAAACTTGCGGAAGGAGATCGTCAAACTATGGAAGGAATGCAATGTTTCATTAGTTCACAGGAGCTACTTTTTCCTTCTGTTTAAAGGTGATCCGACAGATTCCATCTACTTGGAGGTAGAGCTCAGGAGGTTGTCATATCTTAGGGATAAATCCGCTCGTTGTAATCAAGCTCTGGAAGATAGTCAGGCCTTGACTGCTGTTTCAAGGTACTGAATTTAAATTATAAGAAACACTCGCTGCTTTTGTTAAATTCTCAGTAGGGACATATTCAGTCTGTGATTTTATCATGCTAAACAGCATACAAGATCTTTGTCGTGAGAGGCAGATGCTCACCAAGCAGTAGCAAAAGAAGCTCACCAGGAAAGATAGAGAGATACTCTTCCAAACTTGGGGGATTGGTTTGAATACCAAGCATAGAAGTTTGCAGTTAGCCCACTGGTTGTGGTCCGACACAGAAGACATGGACCATGTGGCCGAGAGTGCCAAAATTGTTGCAAAGCTTGTTGGTTTTGTTCAGCCAGAGGAAGCTTCCAAGGAGATGTTTGGCCTCAACTTTACACCTTGGCGATCAAAAACAAAACTTCGTAAGTGGAAAAGCACTATGATGTCTTTCTTGTGAAGCTTTGTTTTGGATGCTATTACTTTTGCGGAATGGTGACGAAATCGTTTCTCCAACTATCTGAGGTGGTATGAATTCCTTTTAACTGGTAATATGTATGTAATGAGATGCAGGTCATTGTACAAAAGCTTTGTAATATTCTCTTGAACAAATGAGAGCTTGCTGGTCCTCTCACCGGTCCTGGCTCTCTAACGTATGTATGGGCGCATGAATGATGTTAATTGGACTAATATAACActgtttctatttcttcatcCATCCTCttacatgtttttttatttaaaagcttGTAGCtgattaaattggtaatttCACTAATGACTCGTGGCATGCCCTCGTTGATTGTGACTCCTCGatttcatttagccattttttTGCCCTCGTGGTTTTCCTGACCTCATCGGATTGAGAATATTCTGACTTAAATGCCTAAAACTGAAGACAGAGTATCTTGTAATGGTTGAATGGCATCATCTCAGTAATTACATAAGATAGTAgttatatgaaattatttgtttgcacacttagagagagagagagagagagagagagagaggggttgaCGAGGTGGGAGGATGGGACATACACATGTTCAACTCGAAATATCGTTGTAGTGGCTTATATTGAAGGAAGAGCCTCCTCGTCAGCGTCAGGGACTCTAGGAAACAAGAAACCACTTAAGAAAGCTTCACACACACAAAGCTTTCCCAATAGTACTCCTCCCAATGAAATATGTAGATTTGTTCATATATGcttcttttcttaaaatatgaTATAGTATGTAAATGATAGGCCTTAATTGGTATCTATACCTCAGCAATTTGTTTGTAAGCTATGTGAAAGGCTCACTAGACATGCGTCAGCTATGAGTAGTAAGGTTGATTCCAATGGTTGCTTTTGGATTCAACATTGGGTTATACAAAGATCAAATGATGTTGCCCACATGATTTGGAATTGTGACAGGAAAAAGTGTAAATGCAAACTGTTTTAAAAAGGCTATGTGACTAATTACGGTGTGAAGACTATATGAAAATTTACTTTCTTCTATAGAATTCGCTAGGGACTTGTATATAGGCTTGATATGCATTGACTTGATACGGTGGAATGAGTTAATGAAATACTTATTTAATGAGGATCTCAATTGTTTGTTTTAACCACCAGTAAATAATTGTTGAAATTatcaattctataaaaaaatccatcatcatGAGTATAAATCACGTTTGagatttaatattattattccATACCTATCGTTGTTGTCTGTAGGTTCATCCATCTTGGTCTCTTCTATCTTGTACAACGTATTTCCTTCTCCCTCATCATGGACGTCAACAAAACCCTGACCACCCTTTTTGACTACCACATGGATATTCTCCAGTCCCTTGCGCTCCTTGATCCCTTCAACTTTTTTCATCACATCGAGGTGCCTAAACTCGAGTTCTTTGAGATGGAGCATTGCTCCTTCAATAATCACGTTCTCAAGCCGAGGTAGCTTCCAGATCTTCAAGATCATGAGGCTTGGAAACCCATCTTTGGCGAACCTCAGGCAAGTGCCTAGGAAGGAATTGGCCAACAGCCTGAAGGTTCTCAGTTGTTTCAGGAGACCACCCAACTGGGGAATCATGTCTATATCCAACTTCAAACCCGACAGAGTCAGTGCCCTGAGCGAGATTGGCAAGAGCTGTGTCCAGATGGGTTTGTTGAGTTGGTCCAGCAAGTAGAGCTCCAACAGCTCGTGATGTTTTTCAGCCAACGACAGTTCCGGTATGGGGCCTATCTGCGATGTCATGGGCTTGGCtcctttcttgtcttctttcGCGGGCTCGGATACTTTTGTGCCTTCCTTCGTGGGCTTGGCCTCTTCCGAGGGCTGGGCTTCTTGCGCGGGTTGGGCTTCTTCTGCGGGTTGGTCTGCTTTCATGGCTTCTTTCGGGGGTTGGGCCTGTTCGGCGGGCTTGGGTACTTCCACGGGCTTGGACCCTTGGATCACCCCAAAGGTCAAGGACTGGAGATTGGTGAGCCCCAAGCTAATCCAATGCGCTACTGTTTTCCCTGCAGCGCCTGAGGCGTCCTTATCCGAGTGTTGCAAGAAAAACTCAAGCTGTACATGAGGCCTGAGGTCTCGTTATCTTCGCCAATAACCAGCCCGCTCAGGGTTTGGAGTTGAGTTAAGGCATTGACATTGTTGCTACAAGCCTTGAGGATGTTCTTCAAGTCGACATAGAACCAGTTGAGATGCAGGTGCCTCAAGTTCCTTGCCTTCCACAAGGAACTCGGCAGGGAAGTGACGTTGGTGTGCTTTATGTCGAGAGTCTCGAGATGGTGCAGATCTGCAACGGCACTCGGGATCGAGTCCAACACCGTGGATCTCAATCCTAGCTACCTTAGGAGCACCAGCTTGTGGAGCACCCTTTGCAAGGATGGCTTATACACACCGTCCAAGTCAAGCACCTTTAGCAAGCTATAGTTAGTCTCGGATGTCATTTTCCTTAGAAACGTGCTGATGTCTTTGGTAAGCACACCTCTCCTCAGGTAGAACGACAGAAACGAGCGAATGTGTCTGAGGTTCAAATCGGGGTAGTTGCCGCCGTGGCCGTCTCTGACTATGTTCGTGTGCTCTGCAAGCCACCGAATCTTGCTTCTTTCTCGCAGTTGGGCCAGCAGCTGTTGTTGCTGGCTAGTTGGGTCGTGGTTGTTCTTGTCTTTCAACTTGCTAGTGCCATGTATGTGTAGGAACCTCATGCTCATTGCAATTGGGCGGATCATGTCATAAAGGGAGGTGATCATCTGGCAAGCTTTGGGGGATCCATCCGCCCTCCAGCTCACAACATCGATCACGTTCCTATTCGCGAGCTCCAGAATAAACGTCTCTCCCACGTCCTCAGGCTGCCTTTTCATTTCGCTTTCTCTGTCGTAACAATGCGAATCCAATAAGCCCTCGGCCAACCACCGCCTCATTAACCTTCTTGTCGGGATGGGGATTGCTACGGGGAACAAAGCCATGTAGATGAAGCACGGTTTTAGATGGACCGGCAATTTATGGCAACTCAATTGTAGTATATCTAACTTGAAACCCTCCTCCGCCAACGCTGTGGGTTCGCGCTCTCCTGCATTTGACAGAAACCCGCCGAGTAAGGATATATGGAGCGCCAAGCCACGACACTAGTTGAGGATATCCTTCTCGTCTTTTGAGTCTCTGACCTTCCGGTACTCCATGCAACTTCCAAGCGAGCATCCTCTGGCTTTCTTCATTGCCCAAGTTTTGTAGCCTGATCGGCTCTGCCTCGGATGTATCCGTCAACTTGGCTATCTTACTGTCCTGAGTTGTGGTAATTATGTGGCCCTCTGAGAAGATTGGGACGCTAATCGCTAACACTCGCACGAGTTGCTCGTCAGATGGCTGCACGTCATCCGACACTATGAGGAATCTGttcttcttggtcaattttTGTTGCACCATTATCTCCTCCATATCCATGTCTTTCACGTCCCTCGCTAGCTTCTCGACGTGCTTCAGTATCTCAAACAGGATCTCCCGCTCGTCCAAGCTGCCCGAGACGTGGACCCAAGCGCGCCACTCATAACCCATGTACTTCGCTCGGCTGTAGACCCATCTCGCAAGGAACGTCTTGCCGGTGCCTTGCTCGCCCCAAATCGAAGTCCATTCAGTCCAACACAGTTTTTGTCTTATCCGACTCATTATTTTCGTTTTCTCAGTCTCGCGACATAAGAATTTAGTTGGCACCTGCCCATCCCAGAAACTAGTTTGCCTCACCACTTTTTTGCCTTGCCATGTGTTGATTTCAAGTTAGCGGAAAACGACTTACCTTTATTTGATGCGCAAACAACAATTAGCCCCGAAACGAACATTGAATTGCTGATAAAACACGAACAAAATTACTTCACGTTGGTTTGAATGCAATCATAAGGAAAGCATTCGATTTCCACTGCATAAATGCAAATTGTTCtcgtaaagaagaaatggaacgctttgatggaaaggggagagaaaagaagaaaattttctgaaCGTACGTTCTCTCTAAGCGTACAGTCTGCTAATAACCATCAATGGTTGTCTTCGGGAGGCTTTTATGCATCTCCCTTCATACCCTTTCAAtggtgtctttccatcgtagcGTATCAAGGTGAAACGGTGCGTTTAAATCGCACCCTATCATGgatgtaataataataaaatactaTATCTCTCACTCGGACATGATGAACTTGATAGCACTctttcaagaatataaggcgttcaacattcatcaactttacaaaataattcatactggcaagtaagccgtgcgaccaatgagtacacctgcacttgAGAGCTCAAATTATACACttgttagggatgacataatggctacaatcccaaaaagaaataaacaatcgatgtctcatAGTGCCCcggacatattttgttacaccAGTCCAAGTATACttatcccttaaaggctatacttgactattctcacAATACCAtttatttacaattatatccgcaaccacataaggcgatataattggtcgaccgataaatacatgtgatagatgtaaaacaacaacagttttccttcgcactcatgtctctctccatttcagaacaactgctttcctagacacgTCCCATAAGGCCGTATCTATTCACGACCGCtggtaacatgctaaagtagcaacattgatttttcacttcgagaacataATCAGAAGTAACATATGGCACAAAATgagataaattataaattacctcaagggctcacatgatgagtaaatagggataattttactcacctTCCCTTATCGgtcgtacaatgcacatgtagtatgaattacatgttatagtgaatttttctttctataagagcatatgtcatttatcaaatatatccactatacggatcttagcctaaacatagtcacatGTTTCTTACGTACTTATATTTAGCTCGAAtgctatatcagctcgctttctataacgcctaattaagtactcgcattcGGCATCTTAcaagcatacatgattgtgggactatcatgttcggtcttactataaacaaatcacagacctcatcttgactccaatcaaggtgacatattttatgtactaaactcgctctttagcatttatttgtacataacgtctcatcttAACATGCTTACTACATcacttgaggcgattgctcatgtgagtgagccaatcattgcataccgacatacttttcaataatatatgtgtgtagtGCTAGTCTCATACTATATTCGTAcctattgataaaacatcaagtcactaataaacaaacaagtacaatacatatgttcacaaatacataaaccaatgatcctctacaataacatatatcacattctacgcaatctTAGTGAAATCCtgtgggtcaagaatatgtctctaggaacagctttcgtaaatggatcagcaaccattctattggttgaaacatattgtaggatcacttctttatgcgctattatatctcttataaagttgttctttatgtcaatgtgttttGTCCTTCCGTGATACTTAGGATCCTTCACATAGCCAATGGCTtcttgactatcgcaataaactatCACTGGTCTTGGAATCTTAGtgac of the Eucalyptus grandis isolate ANBG69807.140 chromosome 10, ASM1654582v1, whole genome shotgun sequence genome contains:
- the LOC120288815 gene encoding uncharacterized protein LOC120288815 is translated as MIHIPDFEENSLLSDPSSQLSIRISHSRRNRICPEDIGEYTDENSEDFCREVRCIEMEKPNSNCHGNGGMSSVEETAGISDYIVVEEGDVEKEKLGSPTLEKARQLASIKNM